A part of Desulfovibrio sp. JC010 genomic DNA contains:
- a CDS encoding nucleoside transporter C-terminal domain-containing protein has translation MVQSLAGLLGLVFLAWVFSENRKKISLKNILSGLVLQFAVALLMLKVPFFSDLIMYLNHAVNALQQATQAGTSFVFGYLGGGPLPFTENSPGASWSLAFRALPLILVVSALSALLFYWKIIPVVVRFFSLVLQKTMNIGGALGLGVASNIFVGMVEAPIIIAPYVKNMSRSELMTLMISGMATIAGTVLVLYASILNTVLPDAIGHILTASIISAPAAILISRIMVPEKGSIENAGNIEIKSPASSSMDAVVKGTADGINMLINIVGMLLVLVALVALTNQILGFLPAMGGEPLTLQRILGIIMWPVVWLMGIPASEAYTASSLMGTKTILNEFLAYLQLAGLPEGTLSPRSTIIMTYAMCGFANLGSLGILIGGLVSIAPERKDEIVELGTKSVIGGTLATCMTGAVVGLLY, from the coding sequence ATGGTTCAAAGTCTGGCCGGACTGTTGGGTTTAGTCTTTCTCGCCTGGGTTTTCAGCGAAAACAGGAAAAAAATCAGCTTAAAAAACATACTCAGCGGACTGGTGCTGCAATTCGCTGTTGCCCTGCTTATGCTGAAGGTTCCGTTTTTCAGTGATCTTATCATGTACCTCAACCACGCGGTTAACGCCTTGCAGCAGGCTACACAGGCCGGGACAAGCTTTGTATTCGGCTACCTCGGCGGAGGTCCGCTGCCTTTCACCGAAAACTCTCCGGGCGCAAGCTGGAGTCTTGCTTTCCGTGCCCTGCCACTTATTCTCGTGGTCAGTGCGCTTTCGGCTCTTCTTTTCTACTGGAAAATCATCCCGGTAGTAGTCCGTTTTTTTTCGCTGGTCCTGCAGAAAACCATGAATATCGGCGGAGCACTGGGACTCGGAGTTGCCTCCAATATTTTCGTGGGCATGGTCGAAGCACCTATCATTATCGCCCCCTATGTAAAAAACATGAGCCGCAGTGAGCTGATGACCCTGATGATCAGCGGTATGGCGACCATTGCCGGAACTGTACTGGTTCTTTACGCATCCATTCTTAATACGGTTCTCCCTGACGCAATAGGACATATCCTTACCGCTTCCATCATAAGTGCCCCCGCTGCAATCCTCATATCCAGAATAATGGTTCCGGAAAAAGGAAGCATCGAGAACGCAGGAAACATCGAGATCAAAAGTCCAGCCTCCAGCTCAATGGATGCAGTGGTCAAAGGTACAGCTGACGGAATCAATATGCTCATTAATATCGTGGGCATGCTGCTGGTGCTGGTGGCCCTTGTGGCCCTGACCAACCAGATACTCGGCTTCCTGCCCGCCATGGGAGGCGAGCCGCTGACCCTGCAGCGCATCCTCGGCATAATCATGTGGCCGGTAGTCTGGCTTATGGGCATCCCGGCAAGTGAAGCCTATACGGCCTCCTCACTCATGGGAACCAAGACCATCCTCAACGAATTTCTGGCCTACCTGCAACTGGCCGGACTTCCCGAAGGCACACTCTCACCCCGATCAACCATTATCATGACCTACGCCATGTGCGGCTTCGCCAACCTCGGCAGTCTCGGCATTCTCATTGGTGGTCTGGTCAGCATTGCGCCTGAACGCAAGGACGAAATAGTGGAACTGGGGACAAAATCAGTCATCGGCGGAACTCTGGCTACCTGCATGACCGGAGCTGTGGTAGGGTTGCTTTACTAA
- a CDS encoding chloride channel protein — protein MFKSANGISPAELKHFLHKRAPSRNAALILAAIAIGVGSALAAVCLNKSLDFLSMLRKTNSHQWWMFMLPAAGAAAAVILSRKVFKETGGHGVGEVIAKVGLKQGILRPISIISSLLTSLLTIASGGSAGPEAPVVVSGSAMGSNLSRICKMSGQSRMTLIGCGAAGSISAIFNAPVTGMIFAVEIILGEWTPYHLIPIAISSVVATQTSRILEGNVIPFNEQFPPMGVTDLGTSIMLALLAALISVFFVRSIRQVGSICSSFTNQPWIKAGAGGLAVGIIGIFFPLALGEGYTSIKMAIHGTLPTGLGIVMLMVLLRIATTSLTLGSGGLGGIFAPCLVIGSLFGALYYRLISHFIPQHMLTGEGSYALLGMAGVVSGVMQAPLTSVFLVLEITRGYQDVMHIMTVTFLSSMLTHAFEPSSFYFKDLVEKGLLLRPKTDEKILADIDTGELVHENLTHACPQMSVSDFLKVLSSTTQTHVPIINSETNEFMGMVDVVSARSAILDPKQQQSNIGEVAIDRNAPAIDKGMGAAEILEIMNRSGKTTLPVMKDGNFSGFISKEDILAAYRGEMKSYGRRDNLF, from the coding sequence ATGTTCAAATCAGCAAACGGCATAAGCCCGGCGGAACTGAAACATTTTCTGCACAAGAGGGCACCATCGCGCAATGCCGCGCTTATTCTTGCGGCTATTGCCATCGGTGTGGGCTCTGCTCTGGCCGCCGTCTGCCTGAACAAATCCCTCGATTTCCTGTCCATGCTGCGCAAAACCAACTCCCACCAGTGGTGGATGTTCATGCTTCCCGCGGCAGGTGCAGCAGCAGCCGTTATTCTGAGCCGCAAGGTTTTCAAGGAGACTGGCGGACACGGGGTGGGCGAAGTCATTGCCAAAGTGGGACTCAAGCAGGGCATTCTGCGTCCCATCTCGATCATCAGTTCACTTCTGACCAGCCTGCTGACCATTGCCAGCGGCGGATCAGCAGGACCGGAAGCCCCGGTGGTGGTCAGCGGATCGGCCATGGGTTCCAATCTGTCCCGTATCTGCAAAATGAGCGGCCAATCACGCATGACCCTGATCGGATGCGGCGCAGCAGGATCTATCTCGGCTATCTTCAATGCCCCGGTCACCGGAATGATCTTTGCCGTTGAAATCATCCTCGGGGAATGGACACCTTACCATCTCATCCCCATTGCCATATCATCGGTGGTAGCCACTCAGACCTCCCGCATTCTGGAAGGGAACGTCATCCCCTTTAACGAACAGTTTCCGCCCATGGGAGTGACCGATCTGGGCACCTCCATCATGCTGGCCTTGCTGGCGGCACTGATATCAGTATTTTTTGTGCGCTCCATCAGGCAGGTGGGATCAATCTGTTCCTCATTTACCAATCAACCGTGGATCAAGGCCGGAGCCGGAGGGTTGGCTGTGGGGATAATCGGAATTTTCTTTCCGCTGGCCCTTGGCGAAGGTTATACCTCCATCAAGATGGCTATTCACGGAACCCTGCCCACCGGACTGGGGATTGTCATGCTGATGGTCCTGCTGCGCATCGCCACCACCTCACTGACTCTCGGCAGCGGGGGGCTGGGAGGCATTTTCGCCCCCTGTCTGGTCATCGGTTCACTGTTCGGGGCTCTCTACTACCGGCTGATTTCACACTTCATCCCCCAGCACATGCTCACCGGGGAAGGATCGTATGCCCTGCTGGGCATGGCCGGAGTCGTAAGCGGTGTGATGCAGGCCCCGCTGACCAGTGTATTTCTTGTCCTGGAAATTACCCGCGGCTATCAGGATGTCATGCACATAATGACCGTGACCTTCCTTTCTTCCATGCTCACCCACGCCTTTGAGCCTTCTTCGTTTTACTTTAAGGATCTGGTGGAAAAAGGATTGCTGCTGCGCCCGAAAACCGATGAGAAAATTCTGGCAGATATTGATACCGGGGAACTGGTCCATGAAAACCTGACTCATGCCTGCCCGCAGATGAGTGTCAGCGACTTCCTGAAAGTACTGAGCAGCACCACTCAGACCCATGTTCCCATCATTAACAGCGAGACAAATGAATTCATGGGCATGGTCGATGTGGTTTCAGCCCGCTCCGCCATCCTCGACCCCAAGCAGCAACAGAGCAACATAGGCGAAGTAGCCATAGACAGGAATGCCCCCGCCATTGATAAAGGCATGGGAGCAGCGGAAATTCTGGAAATAATGAACCGTAGCGGCAAAACCACCCTGCCGGTCATGAAGGACGGAAACTTTTCCGGATTCATCAGCAAAGAAGATATCCTTGCTGCCTACAGGGGAGAAATGAAGTCATACGGACGGCGTGACAATCTTTTCTAA